One genomic segment of Salvelinus namaycush isolate Seneca unplaced genomic scaffold, SaNama_1.0 Scaffold10, whole genome shotgun sequence includes these proteins:
- the LOC120035257 gene encoding zinc finger protein 431-like: MEEMWENADSVKSEEQGMSWLLRLKDDIRKIQEESSVAPMSPSQSDDDETGDNPNGRSLSGRVLSSGKSPGLKGIQRPYSCDVCEKSFTQSGNLRRHQTVHTGEKPYSCDHCGKIFCSSGALTIHKRLHTGEKPYSCDQCGKSFSSSGALIIHKRLHTGEKPYSCDQCGRSCKDATALNEHMRTHTGEKPFSCDVCGIRFSRQSNLNVHMRRHTGERPYICDQCGKSFTRSTDLTKHRRIHTSEKPYSCDQCGKNFTRSGNLASHQKTHTVREKNEAGGGRSQAGGEGTHTGKIQEESTVVPVRPSQSDDDAGDNPNGRSLSGRVLSSGKAPGLKVIQRPYSCDVCEKSFPRLGDLKRHQIIHTGEKPYGCDQCGKSFCTSGQRIIHKRTHTGEKPYRCDQCGKSFARTDYLTEHKLTHTGEKPHSCDKCGKGFTRPNCLAAHKLTHTGEKPYLCSDCGKSFYTPAKLKEHERSHTEENPYGCGLCGKIFACSGSLTKHQRVHTGEKFYRCGLCGKSFACSDSLTKHKRVHTGEKPYSCDQCGESFARLGALTIHKRLHTGEKPYSCAQCGKSCKDATALNEHMRTHTGEKPFPCYVCGMSFSRRSTLKVHMRRHTGEKPYSCDQCGKRYAHPGDLKIHIRVHTGEKPYSCDQCGKSFTQSTNLTKHRRVHSVEKP, translated from the exons ATGGAGGAAATGTGGGAAAATGCAGATTCGGTCAAATCGGAGGAGCAGGGAATGTCTTGGTTACTCCGACTGAAAGATGACATCAGAAAGATACAGGAAGAATCTAGTGTGGCACCCATGAGTCCCAGCCAGTCGGATGATGACGAAACGG GGGACAACCCTAACGGTCGCTCGCTCAGTGGGAGGGTCTTATCATCTGGGAAGTCTCCAGGGTTGAAAGGGATCCAGCGACCTTACAGCTGTGATGTATGTGAGAAGAGCTTCACTCAATCAGGAAACCTACGAAGACACCAAacagtacacacaggagagaaaccttacagttGTGATCATTGTGGGAAAATCTTTTGTAGTTCAGGAGCCCTGACTATTCACAAGCGtctacacactggagagaaaccttacagctgtgatcagtgtgggaaaaGCTTTTCTAGTTCAGGAGCCCTGATTATTCACAAGCGtctacacactggagagaaaccttacagctgtgatcaatgtgggaggagCTGCAAAGATGCCACAGCCCTGAATGaacacatgcgtacacacacaggagagaaaccttttagctgcgATGTTTGTGGAATTCGTTTTTCTCGACAAAGCAACCTGAATGTACACATGcgcagacacacaggagagaggccttacatctgtgatcaatgtgggaagagcttcactCGGTCAACGGACCTGACCAAACACAGACGCATTCACACCAGCGAGAAACCATACAGCTGTGACCAGTGTGGGAAGAACTTCACTCGGTCAGGAAACCTGGCGAGTCATCAGAAAACCCACACAGTCAGAGAGAAAAACGAGGCCGGCGGCGGGAGAAGTCAGGCAGGTGGAGAGGGAACCCACACAGGAAAGATACAGGAAGAATCTACTGTGGTACCCGTGAGGCCCAGCCAGTCTGATGATGATGCAG GGGACAACCCTAACGGTCGCTCGCTCAGTGGGAGGGTCTTATCATCTGGGAAGGCTCCAGGGTTGAAAGTGATCCAGCgaccttatagctgtgatgtATGTGAGAAAAGTTTCCCACGTTTAGGAGACCTAAAGAGACaccagataatacacacaggagagaaaccatatggctgtgatcaatgtgggaagagtttctgtACATCAGGACAACGGATTATACACaagcgaacacacacaggagagaaaccttatcgctgtgatcaatgtgggaagagttttgctcgaACTGATTACCTGACCGAACACAAGctaacacacactggagagaagcctcatAGCTGTGATAAATGTGGAAAGGGCTTCACTCGGCCTAACTGCTTGGCTGCACACAAgctaacacacacaggagagaagccctacctctgctcagactgtgggaagagcttctATACACCAGCAAAGTTGAAAGAGCACGAGCGATCACACACAGAAGAGAACCCTTACGGGTGTGGTCTGTGTGGGAAGATCTTTGCTTGTTCAGGTTCCCTGACTAAACACCAGcgtgtacacacaggagagaagttTTACAGGTGTGGTctgtgtgggaagagctttgcttgTTCGGATTCCCTGACTAAACACAAGCgtgtacacactggagagaaaccttacagctgtgatcagtgtggggaGAGCTTTGCTCGTTTGGGAGCCCTGACTATTCACAAGCGtctacacactggagagaaaccttacagctgtgctcaatgtgggaagagctgCAAAGATGCCACGGCCCTGAATGaacacatgcgtacacacacaggagagaaacctttcccCTGCTAtgtctgtggaatgagtttttcTCGACGAAGCACCCTGAAAGTACACATGCGCagacacacaggtgagaagccttacagctgtgatcaatgtgggaagagatacgcTCATCCAGGTGATTTGAAAATACACATTAGAgtacacaccggagagaaaccatACAGCTGTGaccagtgtgggaagagcttcactCAGTCAACAAACCTGACTAAGCACAGACGT
- the LOC120035263 gene encoding zinc finger protein 239-like: MSGEKEALLEEIEQSLHPLTEDHLRYLCERCGIDGSQVKGKNHRSLRRKIMEEMWENADSVKSEEQGMSWLLRLKDDIRKIQEESSVAPMSPSQSDDDDDDATDCDEEWNVEDNDEEGDSDSMSSSRNNGDNPNGRSLSGRVLSSGKAPGLKEIQRSYSCDVCEKSFPHLGDLKRHQRIHTGEKPYGCGQCGKSFRQPGQLTKHKVIHTGEKSFRCDQCGKSFARADSRTEHKRTHTGRKSYVCDQCGKSFTTLGALTIHQRIHTGEKPYVCAVCEKSFRQSGQLTIHKRTHTGEKPFNCDQCEKSFAEAGSLTEHKRTHTGEKPYVCDQCGKSFTTLGTLTIHQRIHTGEKPYVCAVCGKSFRQTVQLTRHKRTHTVEKSYRSFDQ, encoded by the exons ATGAGTGGAGAGAAGGAAGCATTGCTGGAAGAAATTGAACAGAGTTTACACCCTCTAACGGAGGATCATTTACGATACCTGTGTGAACGCTGTGGAATAGATGGCTCCCAAGTTAAAGGAAAGAACCATCGATCGTTGCGACGTAAAATCATGGAGGAAATGTGGGAAAATGCAGATTCGGTCAAATCGGAGGAGCAGGGAATGTCTTGGTTACTCCGACTGAAAGATGACATCAGAAAGATACAGGAAGAATCTAGTGTGGCACCCATGAGTCCCAGCCAGtctgatgatgacgatgatgatgctACAGACTGCGATGAAGAATGGAACGTGGAGGACAATGATGAAGAGGGAGATTCAGATTCGATGTCATCAAGTAGGAACAATG GGGACAACCCTAACGGTCGCTCGCTCAGTGGGAGGGTCTTATCATCTGGGAAGGCTCCAGGGTTGAAAGAGATCCAGCGATCTTATAGCTGTGATGTATGTGAGAAAAGTTTCCCACATTTAGGAGACCTAAAGagacaccagagaatacacacaggagagaaaccatatggctgtggtcaatgtgggaagagttttcgtcAGCCAGGGCAACTGACTAAACACAAGgtaatacacactggagagaaatcttttcgctgtgatcaatgtgggaagagttttgctcgaGCTGATTCCAGGACTGAACACaagcgaacacacacaggaaggaAATCTTAtgtctgtgatcaatgtgggaagagtttcactacCTTAGGAGcactgactatacaccagagaattcacacaggagagaaaccttatgtcTGTGCTGTATGTGAAAAGAGTTTCCGTCAGTCCGGACAACTGACTATACACaagcgaacacacacaggagagaaaccatttaattgtgatcaatgtgagaagagttttgcTGAAGCTGGTTCCCTGACTGAACACAAAcgaacacatacaggagagaaaccatatgtctgtgatcaatgtgggaagagtttcactacCTTAGGAAcactgactatacaccagagaattcacacaggagagaaaccatatgtcTGTGCTGTCTGTGGGAAGAGTTTCCGTCAAACGGTACAACTGACAAggcacaagagaacacacacggtAGAGAAATCTTATAGAAGCTTTGATCAATGA
- the LOC120035262 gene encoding zinc finger protein 883-like produces the protein MSRKRDKLLDGLEQSLYTLTKDNLCYLCVRCGIGSKDRFKGKENSERTLRRQIMEEIWENEDSKSWLLQLKEDIRGIQEDARHVTMSSSASSSMSSSPSQSDGDGDAADCHEAGKPRQLEVTRRTHTGENPYSCNQCGKTFTQSGSLATHLRTHTGEKPHSCDVCGKTFNVAFNLNRHQRTHTGEKPYSCEKCGKSFSQLGLLASHRRSHTGEKPYVCDQCGQSFVNPGSLAKHKRKLHAGEKPYSCADCGKSFFESHTLANHRRTHTGEKPYNCDLCGKSFALSGTLIKHKLTHTGEKPYCCDQCGKSFRESGRLKVHQRMHTGEKPYGCDQCGKKFGHSQHLKEHLRTHTGEKPFSCDQCERKFTQPQHLKSHMRTHTGEKPFVCDQCEKRFAHSQQLKAHLRIHTGEKPHICDQCEKKFAHSQHLKDHMRTHTGEKPYICGECGKSFARTGTLKVHQKSHAAGEVCTDLPPQQQFQNPQINLNSPK, from the coding sequence ATGAGTCGAAAGAGGGACaagctgttggatggactggaaCAGAGTTTATACACTCTAACCAAGGACAACTTATGTTACCTGTGCGTTCGTTGTGGAATAGGCTCCAAGGATAGGTTCAAAGGTAAAGAAAACAGTGAACGCACGCTGCGGCGTCAAATCATGGAGGAAATCTGGGAAAATGAGGATTCAAAGTCTTGGTTACTCCAACTGAAAGAGGACATCCGAGGTATACAGGAGGATGCTAGACATGTAACCATGAGCTCCAGTGCATCGAGCAGCATGTCCTCGAGTCCCAGCCAGTCTGATGGTGATGGGGACGCTGCAGACTGCCATGAAGCTGGGAAGCCTCGACAGTTGGAAGTGACTcggcgaacacacactggagagaatcCTTACAGCTGTAATCAGTGTGGGAAGACATTCACTCAGTCAGGAAGCCTGGCAACTCAtctgagaacacacactggagagaaacctcatagctgtgatgtATGTGGGAAGACTTTTAACGTAGCCTTCAATCTGAACcgacaccagcgaacacacactggagagaaaccctacagctgtgagaagtgtgggaagagcttttcTCAGTTAGGACTACTGGCCAGCCACCGTCGTtcgcacacaggagagaaaccgtatgtCTGTGATCAGTGTGGGCAGAGCTTTGTCAATCCGGGATCCCTGGCAAAGCACAAGCGAAAACTACAtgcaggagagaagccttatagctgtgcggattgtgggaagagtttctttGAATCACATACCCTGGCTAACCATcggcggacacacacaggagagaagccttataacTGTGATCTATGTGGGAAAAGTTTCGCTCTGTCAGGAACCCTGATTAAACATAAGCTGActcatacaggagagaaaccgtactgTTGTGaccagtgtgggaagagcttccgTGAATCAGGAAGGTTGAAAGTTCACCAGAGAatgcacactggagagaaaccttacggctgtgatcaatgtgggaagaaatTTGGTCATTCGCAACACCTGAAAGAACACCTGCGAacgcacacaggagagaagccatttagctgtgatcagtgtgagaGGAAATTCACTCAACCACAACACCTGAAATCACACatgagaacacacactggagagaagccgtTTGTCTGTGATCAGTGTGAGAAGAGATTCGCTCATTCACAACAACTCAAAGCACACCTgcgaatacacactggagagaaacctcatatCTGCGATCAGTGTGAGAAGAAATTTGCTCATTCACAACACCTGAAGGAtcacatgcgtacacacacaggagagaagccatacatCTGTGGAGAGTGTGGAAAGAGCTTTGCTAGAACAGGAACATTGAAAGTGCACCAGAAATCACACGCAGCAGGTGAAGTGTGTACAGATCTGCCTCCCCAGCAGCAGTTCCAGAACCCTCAAATAAATCTGAACAGCCCAAAGTAA
- the LOC120035264 gene encoding vascular cell adhesion protein 1-like, producing MHTHTLLLLLLLLKPGVCESCSLVVSPAGLVVKYGAPASANCTSDTVTFMGWESSQGESQVFSPGVKELTWRVDSLTDWNIKPQCFEMSEEGGQCASVLNVTVYKLPDRVSIRYLSHSGPVVEGHQYSLHCVVQNIAPIEHLRVTFFKVSTNGEQTVLYTQPLNNDIQQRNNGIREPVNESFSLQFSPTSVDDRAQLCCSAMLDLGPEGPQPPPLMESDRLNINVHFAPEFSCSAKLQVRAGEGLTCDVRGNPLPSVTWLRDGQVLTPPTHLSREDAGNYTLMALNRIGKANHTVEVEVLHGPAARGASCQAAGSATVAVLLLQLIHWLY from the exons atgcacacacacactctcctcctcctcctcctccttctgaagccag GCGTGTGTGAGTCCTGTTCCCTGGTGGTCAGTCCTGCTGGGCTGGTGGTGAAGTATGGAGCCCCTGCTTCGGCCAACTGCACCTCCGATACGGTCACCTTTATGGGCTGGGAGTCGAGCCAGGGAGAATCTCAGGTCTTTAGCCCTGGGGTAAAAGAGCTGACTTGGAGAGTAGACAGCCTGACTGACTGGAATATAAAGCCTCAATGCTTTGAGATGTCTGAGGAGGGAGGCCAGTGTGCCAGTGTGCTGAATGTTACTGTTTACA AGCTTCCAGACAGAGTCTCCATCAGATATTTAAGCCACTCTGGTCCCGTGGTTGAGGGGCATCAGTACTCTCTGCATTGTGTTGTCCAGAACATCGCTCCTATTGAGCACCTCAGAGTGACCTTCTTCAAAGTCTCTACCAATGGTGAACAGACAGTGTTATACACACAACCACTGAACAATGACATTCAACAACGGAACAATGGCATTAGGGAACCGGTGAATGAGAGCTTTTCCCTGCAGTTCTCCCCCACTAGTGTTGACGACAGGGCCCAGTTGTGTTGTTCAGCCATGTTGGATCTGGGACCAGAGGGACCCCAACCTCCTCCTTTAATGGAATCAGACCGCCTCAACATCAACGTGCACT TCGCTCCTGAGTTCTCCTGTTCTGCCAAGCTGCAGGTGCGAGCGGGGGAGGGGCTAACATGTGATGTCAGAGGCAATCCCCTCCCATCGGTCACCTGGCTGAGAGACGGACAGGTgctgaccccgcccacacacctGAGCAGAGAGGATGCTGGGAATTACACCCTCATGGCTTTGAACCGTATCGGAAAAGCCAATCACACAGTGGAGGTGGAGGTCCTACATGGCCCTGCTGCTAgag GAGCTTCCTGTCAGGCTGCTGGGAGTGCCACGGTGGCTGTGCTGCTCCTCCAGCTCATTCATTGGCTGTATTGA